A single window of Nocardia sp. NBC_01327 DNA harbors:
- a CDS encoding thioesterase II family protein, with protein sequence MTGTEDRIRARVADLPPEQRARLAERLRGRSPETAAAHNHTAAGPDRHSAVWFVRHGCADPAVRLFCFPYAGSGASVFRAWGNHLPADVEVCAIQLPGRESRAAEPAYRRLVALVSDLQAVITPLLDRPFVFFGHSMGALVAFELARQLRQFGVPQPERLCLAAFRAPQLPNPNIRIYHLPDEVLKSVLAKDGTPREVLDDDELMRAWLPMLRADIELCDTYQYTLESPLPMPVSVFGGTHDMRVGRADLEQWKMQAGNEFDLTMLPGSHFFLRDSADLLLAHLSTELQSMTTYEGAPPHE encoded by the coding sequence ATGACCGGTACCGAGGATCGGATCCGGGCGCGAGTCGCGGACCTGCCGCCCGAACAACGTGCCCGGCTCGCCGAACGACTACGCGGACGGTCGCCGGAAACGGCAGCGGCGCATAACCACACAGCTGCCGGGCCCGATCGGCACAGCGCGGTGTGGTTCGTCCGGCACGGTTGCGCAGATCCCGCAGTGCGGCTGTTCTGCTTCCCGTACGCCGGTAGCGGGGCATCGGTGTTCCGTGCCTGGGGCAACCATTTGCCCGCCGACGTCGAGGTGTGCGCGATTCAGTTGCCCGGCCGCGAATCCCGGGCCGCAGAGCCCGCCTACCGGCGGCTGGTCGCCTTGGTATCCGACCTGCAGGCGGTGATCACACCGCTGCTCGACCGGCCGTTCGTGTTCTTCGGGCACAGCATGGGTGCACTGGTGGCCTTCGAACTGGCGCGGCAGCTGCGGCAGTTCGGTGTGCCACAACCGGAACGTCTGTGCCTAGCGGCATTTCGGGCGCCACAGCTGCCCAATCCCAATATTCGGATCTATCACCTGCCGGACGAAGTCCTCAAATCGGTTCTCGCCAAGGACGGCACGCCTCGCGAGGTGCTGGACGATGACGAGCTGATGCGCGCCTGGCTGCCGATGCTGCGCGCGGACATCGAACTGTGCGACACCTACCAGTACACGCTCGAATCGCCGCTTCCGATGCCGGTGTCGGTATTCGGCGGCACGCACGACATGCGGGTCGGGCGCGCGGACCTCGAGCAATGGAAGATGCAGGCGGGCAACGAATTCGACCTCACCATGCTGCCGGGCTCGCATTTCTTCCTCCGCGACAGCGCGGATCTGCTACTGGCTCACCTGTCCACCGAACTCCAGTCGATGACGACCTACGAGGGGGCACCACCGCATGAGTGA